A genome region from Sphingobium sp. WTD-1 includes the following:
- a CDS encoding TonB-dependent receptor: MKQMQSLRVHFLTGAALIFCPVVPALAQAQTSTETPAVTAAEQAQGGSDSATADIVVTGSRIARNGFDASTPVSVVGSEDIKLSGNVNVEKTLAQLPQVVGSQLGSATSNTVPGGFADVNLRGFGSTRNLVLVNGRRYAIYGPEQVTDLNTIPSSLIARTEIVTGGSSAVYGSDAITGVVNFIMRDDFEGVEARAQLNMDRPTGTPVYTVDLTMGGNFADGRGNLVVSGNYLKRNSITRGQRGSFAYDSLNDGCIVPGSGGHDRAGTPFTPASGLGCVAGGGELGFVAGGSGDIPNGRFSGIPAAGGSNAALNAAYANAGLSAMTSRGFTFNDEGTVARPQITPQDDFNLGPDNYLIQPQKRWMINSFGHYDFTDDITGYMELHYSSNVVNARLAPTNVGSPTLFDVNNPYLTPQLQEVLRQLDLAETGTTTVTSGTATRTTTAGDGLAVLTAGRRYREVGPRLASERRNVFRGAWGFKGNLGSVSDNVLTDLKFDAYYTYARSEDTLLLQNAISRSRLQAALLSVNGAAPVCNIFGQNISEACASAIRINATNSTIATQQVAQASVTGTLFQLPAGPVGFSSGYEWRKTSATFTPDSFLASGDVAGFNPGLPTKGDVSVNEIFGELRVPLIHDTPFMESLVANGGFRYSDYSLSGIGGQWTYLGGLDWRVNRDLAFRGQYQRAIRAPNVNELYGGVTRVVGVATDPCSSRASAAQRTDAVRAVCIATGVPAGAVFTDAVQPNNIMPADFGGNVNLGAEKSDTFTVGAVFTPSFAPKLYFSVDYFNISLDGAISSLGGGLQNTLNLCYTVIQDANSEFCRAIVRNPNTGEINDPYVAQIRNANTGKLKTSGIDFAMRYSFDVGFGFPGLGSTSSFDISSNLTYLDEFTSTPVAALPDIKNECAGAYGPTCGQPLPRWRATSRITWNVEDLSLSLRHRYIGKVTTDRYVVPHRQGAANAPSLDSFAYPVLNDQNYFDLSFNYKLREGMEIFGGANNMFNNKPPVTTQGPNANTFSATYDVLGTEFFIGASLKF, encoded by the coding sequence ATGAAGCAGATGCAATCGTTGCGCGTGCATTTCCTGACGGGAGCCGCGCTTATTTTTTGTCCGGTCGTGCCAGCGCTGGCACAGGCCCAAACTTCCACCGAAACGCCAGCTGTCACTGCTGCCGAGCAGGCGCAGGGCGGCTCGGATAGCGCAACCGCAGACATCGTCGTCACCGGATCGCGCATCGCGCGCAATGGCTTCGACGCCTCGACCCCGGTCAGCGTGGTCGGCTCCGAGGACATCAAGCTCTCGGGCAATGTGAACGTCGAAAAGACGCTGGCGCAGCTGCCGCAGGTGGTCGGTTCACAATTGGGTAGCGCGACCTCGAATACTGTTCCCGGCGGCTTTGCCGACGTCAACCTGCGCGGCTTTGGTTCGACCCGCAACCTGGTGCTGGTCAATGGGCGGCGCTATGCCATTTATGGTCCGGAGCAGGTTACCGATCTCAACACGATTCCGTCGAGCCTGATTGCGCGCACGGAAATCGTGACGGGTGGTTCGTCGGCCGTCTACGGGTCCGATGCCATCACCGGCGTCGTCAACTTCATCATGCGCGACGATTTCGAAGGCGTGGAAGCGCGCGCCCAGCTCAATATGGATCGTCCCACCGGGACGCCCGTCTATACCGTCGACCTGACGATGGGCGGTAATTTTGCCGACGGTCGTGGCAATCTGGTCGTGTCGGGCAATTATCTCAAGCGCAACTCGATCACGCGCGGGCAGCGCGGCAGCTTTGCCTATGACTCGCTCAACGACGGATGCATCGTGCCGGGCAGCGGCGGCCATGACCGGGCCGGCACGCCCTTCACGCCGGCCTCTGGCCTGGGCTGCGTCGCGGGTGGCGGTGAGCTTGGCTTCGTTGCCGGTGGCAGCGGTGACATTCCCAATGGACGCTTTTCCGGTATTCCGGCGGCGGGCGGCTCCAACGCGGCGCTCAATGCCGCCTATGCCAATGCCGGCCTGTCGGCGATGACGTCGCGCGGCTTCACCTTCAACGATGAAGGCACGGTTGCCCGGCCACAGATCACGCCGCAGGATGATTTTAATCTGGGCCCCGACAATTATCTGATCCAGCCGCAGAAGCGCTGGATGATCAACAGCTTTGGCCATTATGATTTCACCGATGACATCACCGGCTATATGGAGCTTCACTATAGCAGCAATGTGGTGAATGCCCGACTGGCGCCGACCAATGTCGGGTCGCCCACCTTGTTCGATGTCAATAATCCCTATCTGACGCCGCAGTTGCAGGAAGTGCTCCGCCAGCTTGATCTGGCCGAAACCGGGACGACCACCGTCACCAGCGGTACCGCGACGCGGACGACGACCGCAGGGGACGGGCTGGCGGTTCTGACCGCGGGACGCCGCTATCGGGAAGTGGGGCCGCGATTGGCCAGCGAACGGCGTAATGTCTTCCGTGGCGCCTGGGGCTTCAAAGGCAATCTGGGCAGCGTGTCGGACAATGTCCTGACCGATCTCAAGTTCGACGCCTATTACACCTATGCCCGCAGTGAAGACACGTTGCTGCTGCAGAACGCGATTTCGCGTAGCCGGCTGCAGGCGGCCTTGTTGTCGGTCAATGGCGCGGCACCGGTCTGCAACATCTTTGGCCAGAATATCTCCGAAGCCTGCGCCAGCGCGATCCGCATCAACGCCACCAACTCGACCATCGCCACCCAGCAGGTCGCACAGGCGAGCGTCACCGGCACCCTGTTCCAGCTGCCTGCCGGTCCGGTGGGTTTCTCCAGCGGCTATGAGTGGCGCAAGACCAGCGCAACCTTCACGCCGGACTCCTTCCTGGCCTCGGGCGACGTCGCCGGTTTCAATCCCGGCCTGCCGACCAAGGGCGACGTTTCGGTCAACGAGATTTTCGGCGAATTGCGCGTGCCGTTGATCCACGACACACCGTTCATGGAGAGCCTGGTTGCCAATGGCGGCTTCCGCTATTCCGACTATAGCCTGTCCGGCATTGGCGGCCAGTGGACCTATCTGGGCGGGCTCGACTGGCGGGTGAACCGCGATCTTGCCTTCCGTGGACAGTATCAGCGGGCGATTCGCGCACCCAATGTGAACGAGCTTTACGGCGGTGTGACCCGTGTCGTCGGTGTCGCGACCGATCCTTGCTCCTCGCGCGCTTCGGCGGCGCAGCGGACCGATGCCGTCCGCGCGGTCTGCATCGCGACGGGCGTTCCAGCCGGCGCGGTCTTCACCGATGCGGTCCAGCCCAACAACATCATGCCGGCGGACTTTGGCGGCAACGTCAATCTGGGTGCGGAAAAGTCCGACACGTTCACCGTCGGCGCCGTGTTCACGCCCAGCTTCGCGCCCAAGCTCTATTTCAGCGTCGATTATTTCAACATCTCGCTGGACGGCGCGATCTCGTCGCTGGGCGGTGGCCTGCAGAACACGCTCAATCTCTGCTATACCGTCATTCAGGACGCCAATAGCGAGTTCTGCCGGGCGATCGTGCGCAATCCCAATACGGGTGAGATCAACGATCCCTATGTGGCGCAGATCCGCAACGCCAATACCGGCAAGCTCAAGACCTCGGGCATCGACTTTGCGATGCGCTATTCCTTCGACGTCGGTTTCGGCTTCCCAGGGCTGGGCAGCACCAGCTCGTTCGATATCAGCAGCAACCTGACCTATCTGGACGAATTCACGTCCACGCCGGTCGCGGCGTTGCCCGACATCAAGAATGAATGTGCCGGAGCCTATGGCCCGACCTGCGGCCAGCCGCTGCCGCGCTGGCGGGCGACGTCGCGCATCACCTGGAATGTCGAGGATCTGAGCCTCAGCCT